In Lolium rigidum isolate FL_2022 chromosome 3, APGP_CSIRO_Lrig_0.1, whole genome shotgun sequence, the genomic window TTCTGACTGTGGCATCGATGATCTATTCTTTGCTGAAGTCACAATTAAACGGGCAGAGTATTCAGAATTAATGGTCAGCTGTTTCTGCATGGTTAAACCTACTGACAACGGTATGGTATAATACTCTTCTATTTACCTACATATTGTTCAAAATATGTTGTGGTTGTACTAATGTGAACTTATTTGTTAACTAATGCACACTCTTTAGCTCATTACAATGGAATTGCATTTGGGTTATCTTGTCACTTGAGCAGATTTGATATCTCAAACTAGTTCATGCAGCCATGTAATATATGTGttgaaatgtttttttttttttttgccttcagTTGTTCAGCCATTCTTATGTGATTGTAGCTCGTCAGTTATTTGGCAGTTAAATGAAAATTTCCTTTGTATAAAAATAAAGGTCTTTGCTACGGTTGTGATGTGAAGCACCCCAATGATGCTGCCGCATATACTGGTGCTGGAGTTAACTCACAGCGCGCATGTCCTATATTTGGCAATATGAAATGGAAGTGCCGTAACGAAACTGTATGTATAATGATTTATTCCATGCtgagatgttgtttaacatttgaGTTGCTTTATTCACTACTATTATTTACATGCTTTTATAGTTGCAAGAGGAGGAAGATAGGGTAAGAAGTTTATATAAGGGCCAGGTATATCTTAGGCGGCAGAGTGCCATAACATCATGGTTTCTTGGTTGACTGATTTCTTGCTTCTCTATTTTTGTTAGGGTCTTGATGCTCCGGATTATTTGGAGAGAGTGAAAGAAGAGATGACACTTAAGCCATTCAGGCCTAAATATCTGGATGTGGCTATGCATGAAGACTAAGTATGGCGCTGGAGTGGAAGAATAAGGGCCTAACCCTCTGAAATTCCTTGTGACTGAAAGAACATATGTTTTAATGCTATAAGCTTGTCCATTTGTAGACTCTTAGTATGTCTTGTTGCTAAGACACCGAAAAGAAAGAACATTTGGGTTGGGATGGACCTATCTAAGTTAGTGGCTGCTAATCTTAGGAAAGTTCATATATCCAAATGGAATTGTACACTTAAACAGTGATTGGTTGTCTTACAAATTCACAACCGCGCTGCTTCTGCTTACATAGGTTGATGccaaaataaaatgattttaaaCATGTAAACGCAATCAAAACAATTACTCTGTATCCGTTTCTTAAGTTTTCTGCATTTTTGCACCTTGTGCGTTGGCATGCAGCTTTGAGAATAGAACCTAACGGTGTCTCCAATGTGGATTTAAGGCTTGGCCATAATGGAAAAAGTGGCGGAATTGGTTCCTTTGACGCGACCTTGGGGGAGGGGCGTAGTTTGCACCTAGGCAGGCGCTACCAGTTGACCTTAGGAGTAAGATGAGAACTGAGTGCCAACTTAGGGCATGTTCAATCCTAGGCACTTCTTAGGGCGCTTCAGCAAAGAAATTCTAGCAATTAATCCTAGCGTTCATGCAATAGTTTCAGAGCTCCAACGCATGATTTCACTTTACGACGCTTATTTCTCCAACGGGCTGGCTCTGTTTTTTTCCGCCGCAAGCCAAACACTGAGCAAGCAGCCGGCGCAAGGTTATGCGTCTACTCCTCTAAATAAGCGCCCAAGGAACGGGATTGCATGTCACAACTACCGACTGACTGGGTTCAAAATCCAGGCGCCCCTATAGAAACGCCTGCATTGTAGATGCCCTTAGTGGCAAGGATTGTAAGTGCGCAACTAGCCCACCCGGATTTGAATCTTACATAGCGGTAATTTCGCTGGTAGAGGCGGAATTTAAACCGGATTATCATCCTAGCATCCATACGTGAGGAGAGTTTTATCCTACCTAACAACATTGGCGGAGCTGCTCAATGACATGTTGTCAAGCGACAACACACAAAAAACATATATGCAATAAACACTAGCTATGAATAAACTTAATTGACCTCATAAATCAACTTTTGACACCGGTGTAATTCTTTTTTGAGCTTTGACATCCTGTCTGCTATAACCAGCTCCACCACTGCCTAACAACGTAGTATGGCCAAGGGAGGGAACATTCTCCCATATGTCAACATCTATGTATTGTACTGCAGCTGCACTCCATTGAGATTGTACTATTCAACCATGTTTTCAGGAGCTAGGCAGTGGGCGCCGACAGCTGCGAGAGGGGGGGGCGAGGAGGCGAGGAGAGGCCAagaccggcggctagggttaacCGCCTGAGTTTCCCGGTGGGGGGTGTTCTGTTTTTTAGTCAGTATTCCTTCCAAATTTGAAACCACTACCTGCTTCTTGTTGGAGGTGGATAGATTTTACTACTCCTTTATGCTCAAATTAATTGTCGCGTCAAAACGAGCACGATCCAAACAATATATgtctttttttttagatcaaattGGCTGCACTTTATTAGAACTCGGCCTCAGCCGTCACCCTTGCTCCTACAAAGTCTGGAACCTGACCCAACCAGGCCAAACAATATATGTCGTTTTTCAAGTTCTCCCGCAGGTTGTACCTTGTGCGTTGCATGCAGCTTCGGGGATAGGATGGTTTGGCTTccaccaaaccaaattttagAGTACCCTTCAAATTACAGTGAGCACTTGAAAAGTTTAGATCATACAAGGTGGGAAATACATCAGGTTTCGCTACAAAATAAGTGCAACATGCAACATCAGTTTGTCTACAGAGGTGTGTGGCAACTGAAAAATCAGGAGAAACATCAAACAAACCCCATCAGATCATCAGCCCACCATTAAGGGCGAAATAAGTAACAGTCAAGAGCTCTTATTCCCCAAACATGTATATTCAGAGATACGTCATCAGATATCATACTCGCAAACGGCACAAGAGGAGTTATCTGAATCCTGAAGTGAAGAACTCAACAGAACAAAGCACACTCATTATACATAGTTCATTTATCCATTCAGCAAGCGCCAACTAAAGCAGGCAACATCCCTAAAGAAAAACTAAGCGGGCAACAACAATCCAAGCTTCCATGCTCGATGCCAGCAGACAGAGCTTCATGCTGTACATTTTGGAAGCCTGATTCATGGCGCTGTGCTCCTATTCAGTCAGTTTCATGGTCTGGGCGAGGGGTATACCAGTCAGGATACCTCCCCATTCTTCTCAGCAGCCTCGTGTACGAGGACTCCGGCATGAGAGCCCCCTCTTCCTCGTCGATCTCTTCCTGCGTTTTCGGCAACCCATCGGGGACGGGGAAAGGCCTCGGCTTCGTTGCCTGCACCGAGGAGCTTGCTGGTACTGAACTCTGAGCTTTCTCGGCCATTTTCTTCCGTAAGTCTGAACGGTGATGGATGCTACTGATAAGGTACTTTGGATCTGACCGTGACTCCTTCACCATCCTCGCAATATCATCTTGGGGTAGCTCTTTCTGGAAATGGAGAAAAATAAGTTAGTTGGACTGGATCGGCACAAGTAGCATGAAGTTACCAGATACCTTTGCTGATAGTGCAGAATGCTGATGATGAATTTAGTAACTAGAAAAGgtggttttgatcactgcataccTCAAGTTCATTGAGTTCAAAATAGGCATCCCAGCAGCTGCAACATTCATCGCCTTCAAGGGTCGTGCAATAATCTGTACCCAGATAAGAAGAGTCACTGTTAGAACAATTTTAGATCGATCAACACTGTTACAATCCTGAGTCAGTAACTTCTTTATAGCTTAGAGATCAGCACAATTCACATCTCGGGCTAATTAATCTAATTAATCTGAAACTCAAATGATTTTCTAGAAATTCTAAAACTTAAATGTATTTGGGATGCTGAATTAGCACTCTATATTTGCGAACTATGTGAGCGCCATGAAATTAGCGCTCGAATTTGAAGCAAGCCAGCAATCGAATTTACGCGGTTTAACCTTGGCAGAAAGCCGCATCACACTCACACGCATTAAAAAGTTCAGAAAAAAGTTAGTTAGCAACTCAGATACTACTCAAACAAAGAATTAGAGCCTTAGAGGAGAGCAGCATACCTGTGATCTGGTCCTTGGTGCGCTGCACGAGGGGCTTCTCCTGCTTGAAGAACTCGTCGAGGATGCTGCGGCTGGAGCTGAAGGGCTCGCGCTTCGGGATCGAGCCGTAGTCCCGCAGCGCGCGCACCACCACAGCGCGGGGCCAAGCCACTGAGCTCGTGGCGGTGTGGGTGGCGGAGTACgccggcgtcgtcgccggcgacagcGGCCGGAGAGCGGTGGAGGACAGCATTATTTGCGGCTTTGGTTCTTGTCTCGTTGGTTTAACTTTGGTGGCTTCAGGGTAGAGCTATGGATTGGTTCGAAGCTTTTGTTTCTATATAGAGCAGTACATCGGGAATGGATAAGGATCGGTTCTGAATCTGAGATACACTGTCCATGATGTGATGGGAGGAATTATTGTGTGCTCTTTTCCGCTTTTGCATTATAATCTCTCTATAAAGAAATTTAACATACACATCCTCACAATTTGCTTCACACCTTGTTTGACATCCTTGAAACAAGTTTTAGCCCCAATATAGCAACCACACCATACAACCCATGAAAGATCAAAATGAAGAAAAGCTGAGGGTAGCAGAAAAACATgcctaaaagaaaagaaaaaaacgaaATGGAGACTAAGGAGGACTGACTAAACATTGGTTACCCGCAAGGTTGCGCCCTCGGAAGATATACCACCACACTCCTAGCACCGAAGCGACAAGTGCCAAGCAGCATGTTTAAGAAGGAAAGTGAGACACACACTACCCGGACCAACTGATCCTAAGGTTCCCCTGGCAAGGGAAGTAGGTCGAGCCGATAAGGATTTCTCCCGAAAAAACCCATCCACAACCCTCAGACGATCTGATGCATATGAGCCTCGGAAAGCCGAAGCCTCGAGACCACCAACTTGGCGCCCACCAGCATGCACCACTACGGTCACGAAGTCTCCATAGTGGTCTCAGCGAAGCAACTGCGACGAGGCCTGCACGACGAAGGCGACGGTAGTTCAAAATGGAGCCAGCAGTACCGCGACCATGCAGGAGGGAATAAACTCCACCCCATGAGGAGGGGGTAGTCGACTGGACGCGGTACAGAGCACACCAGACCTGTTGGGTCCAGCTGGCCCGTAAAGTCCTCACGGAGGCACATCAATCCTAAGAGGGTCCAGCGAGCTCCGTAAAGCTTGCTGCTACGCTGCAACAAGCCGGCCAACGACGCCACCATCCTTATCCTTGAGCTCACCGTCGCACCATCTCAGGACGCGTCACCATCATCACGAGTAGGACGGCCCGCCTTAACCCAGATGGGGATGCCCATCTGCACTTCTTCGCTGCGTCACCGCTCCACCGCGTCGCCCACACTTTGCTTATCACTCACGTCGCTGGGTCGTTTCGTCCAGCGCGTCTAGAGCAACACCCCTGCCGACATTGAGCCTCGCGTGAGTACTGCCACGGGTGGGAAGCAGGGgcctgccgccgccggctccgTGCGGGCCCAACCCGACGGCGACAACGGGGATATGTTCATGAGCGAAGGTTGGGGCGGCGACTCTGTCACCCCACACGAGAGCAAAGTTAGgtgttttgttcctcacccgcaccTTTACATGGGAAAGCTCCGCCAATTTGCCCCACATCTTGTTTGACATTACCAAGCAGAGATGGACTTTGTAGCACTCTTCATTCTCAATGCCAAATGACGTGTAGCTCTCGTGCATATGCATAGATCGATAAATAAAAGATGATTCTAATGTATATAGTGTTATCACACGTACTACTAATACCGTAAGCAATTCAAATGGTGCACCCAAAAGATGGATGGATATTCTTGAGACCTAGGAACTTGTCTGCGAAACTATAATTCTCCAAGGATGAGAGTGTTAACACCGATATTTTCCCAATCGTTGTCAGACTCGCTGGCAAAGTGGGAATAAAATATCTTTCAGACGGATGCTATCATGCTCCCTTTGTATTCCTTTGGTTCCTTGTTTGCGTACCCGGTATTGGACATCTGTCTCGTCCACTCTGTTTTTTTGGCAAAACTTATCCCGTCCAGCTGGGCAGTTGCAGATTTTGATGGGTAAGATTAGATTGCGGTTTTGCAACCATGAGCCTCGGTTTTGTATTCTAGAAAAGAAAACCATGAGCCTCGGTTTAGCCTTTTGCGTAAAGCCTGCATGTTCATCTGCAACTGCAAAGACTATAACTATGGGGATCGAAGATATTGATGCAAATGGTCAATATTAGGATACCATCTATTTTCATTAGTTCAACAAAATGAACTTATTTTTATGATGACAtaattattttgaaaattttaGTTTATTTACTTTTCACTAAAGAAGGTAGATGATACAAAATATCTAAAAAGATACTGACCTTGGCAAAGGGATGAACGCGCTTCGCGCTGTGACACATGGCTCAACATGGTGTAAGAAAAACCAGCCATAAGTGGTATCTTTCCATGATATTTGACGCAATGGAAAGCAAAATGAGGGCGATAGATGAGAGAGATGGACACGAGAAGGTGTGGTGTCTCACTTTTTCCTTTAattaaaaattgatttttttaaatGGAACATCTTGAGAACAATACCTCTAAATTACGaacaattttttttacttttatgatccTCCCGTCGTGATCTTCAAAATTATATCTCATGTTGATAGATTTTCTGAAACTATTTTTTAATGTACATTCGAACTTACCACAATTATATTTTGGATGCACTTGAGTTTTAGTCGTAGTTGTACTTCGGGTTTTTGTGTACTTTGTACTTCAGGTTTTgagtttattttgtttttttcaatGGACTTCAGGTTGTGTACTTTGTACTTTGTGATTCCGTTTCGGTAATGTTTGTACTTTTGCATTTCGGCTTTTAGTATAGATTGTCCTTCCGTTTCAGTATAGCTTGTGTATTTTGGTTTTCGTTATATTTGTACTTTCGAATACTTAGAAGTGACCTATGTTGCACTTGAAAGTACTGCAAGGAAGCACGCCCACGGAAAATGATCCACGTTGATAAGCTTCGTTCGTTCGATTCTCATCTGAGGGTAACAGTCCGAACTGCTGGAAACCCACCGAAACAGGCCGGCCCAAAGCCCAGGTCGGGGAAGAGAAGACGGAAAACAGCTCTCAGAAAGGAAATAACCCGTCTAGAACACTTTTGGAACCCGGCTACGGGCGAGGT contains:
- the LOC124704402 gene encoding CCG-binding protein 1-like yields the protein MLSSTALRPLSPATTPAYSATHTATSSVAWPRAVVVRALRDYGSIPKREPFSSSRSILDEFFKQEKPLVQRTKDQITDYCTTLEGDECCSCWDAYFELNELEKELPQDDIARMVKESRSDPKYLISSIHHRSDLRKKMAEKAQSSVPASSSVQATKPRPFPVPDGLPKTQEEIDEEEGALMPESSYTRLLRRMGRYPDWYTPRPDHETD